In Heteronotia binoei isolate CCM8104 ecotype False Entrance Well chromosome 21, APGP_CSIRO_Hbin_v1, whole genome shotgun sequence, the DNA window ttattattatttatttcatttctataTTGCCCATTGCTGAAGCTTCTCTGGACGGTTTACAACAAACTtagaaacaataaaatacaatagatAAAACACTAAGAATTAAAAATTAAGATAACatgaaaaacatttaaaacaatatacCAAACCCAAAAAGACCTAACCCAAGTGAAAGAGAGATGCATTAATTTTAAATAgttgtgtttgttattttcatatCAGCTTTTGGTCCATGTGCTACTTGAAATTCATGTGTATGTACATTTAGATTGTGAGCTTCTCAGGGTAGGGACCTGCCTTTTGTTCTGTGAAGTGCAATGCTCATTAGTGCACTAATAACACCTGCATTCTTTTGGTTTggatggcattttttaaaaaattgaaagtgCCACTACATCATGAGTGAGAACCAGAGCAATCCTGGTTTAAATCCCCATTCAGCCATGAAACTTGCAGGGCCAAATTCACCTGTCCTACCCCAcagaataaaatgataaaatggaggaggagagaacaagATGTGACACACTGATCTCTCTGGATGCAGGATGGGACAACAGCGTGGGAAGGAGGGCTGGTCCATTGTATAGAAATATTTTGGGGGTCTCTGTCCATGTAACTGAATTCACCATCCCCGTGATTtagcataaaggtaaaggtagtccccccagcaagcaccagtcatttctgactctggggtgacgttgctttcacagcagacttttttcggggtggtttgccattgccttccccagtcatctacactttcccccccagcaagctgggtactcattttaccgacctcagaaggatggaaggctgagtcaaccttgagctggctacctgaaccagcttccgctgggattgaactcaggtcgtgagcagagggctccgactgcagtacttcagctttaccactctgcaccacggggctgtgtACATGTGCCCTTCCTCTGATCCTCCTCCCAATGAGAGATGCTTGTAGGCTAGAACAGCACTGGCGGTCCCCTGCTGCTTTGTTTCCATGGCTTAAAGAACAGCAAGTTCTGTCAGGAGTCTGGCAGAGGCTTAGCTGATCTCCTTGGCCTATTGGGGGAAGGGGGTTGCTGCTTGATTAGTAGCTGCAACCAGCATGTGGCTGTTCTAGACAACGGGGGCTTTGGCACATTTTGTGCAGTTCAGCAGATTCCAGTGCCGCTGGAGTTCCCTTCCTTCAAAACCATACACTTGACTTCAAGAATGACTTTAAAGGGTTAGAGCAGAAGATACATAGCACAGTCCAGATCATGTTACCCATTCCCTTCTCCTACCAATCTATAAGGTtacctgagagtcagtttggtgtagtggttaagtgcacgaactcttatctgagagaaccaggtttgattccccactcctccacttgcagctgctggaatggccttgggtcagccatggctatcacagagctgtccttgatagggcagcttctgggagagctctctcagctccatctacctcacagggtatctgttgtgtgtgtgggggggggggaggtaaaggcgattgtaagccgctctgaggttcagcgtatagggtggggtataaatccaatatcataatcatcttctgcttcttctgctaTAGCTGCTGTGTGGGATGGGGGACTTAGGTTGAAGAGAAACAGCTTCACAGGTTCAGCAGCAGGTGCACTGTTTTCTGCAGTTATGTTTGAATCCTCTCATTATGGCAGGGCCCATGTGCAGTTCCAGGATGCCAGCTTCTGCCAGTGTCTCTTTCATATGCCTTGGAGGACACTGTGTGGAAGCTGTTCTGTTAACACAGAGATATGCTCCCACTGTAAGTTGGAGTGACTGCAGTCCAGGCAACATGCAGCGCTTGGAAATATGTGATCAGAATTCTAGCAGATTCCAGATctcctgactagggatgggcacgaacctcaCCGTGAGCCTGATTTCCCGATGAACATCACCAGCTTGGTCCACAAACTGGAGGTTCGTGCCCATTGCTATCCCCAACCCTCCCATGACCCTCCATGTGGTTTCGGAGGTTCATAGGGTTTGTGGTGGGAGGCAGGGTGGTGAGAAagattgctgaaatggcttgcatacGTTTCAGCAATCCCTttagctccctcccccccatttccaagtattccctttaaatggcttccccccacccttccattctgctggccttaAGGAACCACCatcagcagaaaggagggaggaaagatctCCTGAGAAGGgagatctcttccccccccccttctattcTCTTGGTTTCGGGGAGCCACCCCCAATAGAAAGGAGGGTTTGGTAAATGGGGAGATATGGGGaaggttattagccacagtgtgtatgtgtgtgtatatatatatatatttggccgctgtgtgacacagaatgttggactggatgggccattggcctgatccaacatggcttctcttacgttcttaaggtTCATGGTTTATGTGACCACACGAACCAGGATGAACCtccctttttctggttcatgGCCATCCCTACAACTTGTAGTGTTTAGCCCTGAGAGAACTCATCTTTATAGTGCAGCCTTTGGGCAGTTTCTATGGGGTAGAGAACTCCTAAAACACATCTTTGTTATGTACACATGTGTAGTTGGACAAAGGTGGAGATGGTAAAAGTAGATATAACTCCTGTCACATAAGTTTCTGTGCCCCTTCTCCAGTTCTTATTGGTATCATTCTGAACCTTGCAAGAAAGTGATATACAGGTTGCTGATGGTTGTTACATGGCTCACTGCTACAAGGCATTACAGCCGTCTGGGTTTTATCTTGCAGGTCACCAATGAAATCACACCTGTGCTTTCCTATTCATACATGGCTGTGCTGGTGCCCATCTTCCTGCTGACAGACTACCTGAGGTACAAGCCAGTGCTAGTGCTGCAGAGCCTGAGCCACATCTCTATCTGGCTGCTGCTGATCTTTGGCACCAGCATCCTTGCCATGCAGTTCATGGAGTTCTTCTATGGCATCACCATGGCCGCACGGGTTGCCTATtcctcctacatcttctccctgGTCACCCCTTCGTGTTATCAGCGTATGGCCAGCTATTCTCGTACCTCTGTTCTCATGGGAGTCTTCATCAGTTCCGTGCTGGGGCAGCTCTGTGTCACATTTGGGGGCACCACTTTAATGACCCTGAATTATATCTCTCTGGGGTTCACGTGCTTTGGACTGATCCTGACTCTCTTCCTGGAACGCCCCAAACGCAGCCTCTTCTTCAACAGGAGTGAGCCTGTGTGCAATGGCACCTCACCCACTGAGCTGGATAAAATGAATGCCGGGGAGCCACCATGGTACAAGACGCCTAGCTGGCAGAATCTAGTCTTCATCCGGATGCTAAAGGAACTGATGACCATCGTGCGATTGCCTCAGCTGAGACTTTGGTCCCTCTGGTGGATATTTAATTCTGCTGGCTACTACCTGGTGTTGTATTACGTTCAGATTTTATGGAATGAGGTTTATCCCACCAGGGATAACAGTAGGGTCTACAATGGAGGGGTAGAAGCTGCTTCTACACTTCTCGGTATATACTTTTTCACTACCTTGTTATGCCCTGAGCACTAGATGAGAGGAAGCTGTAGCAAGCTGGCCTCATCCACAGTCCTAAGTATGTTGACACAAAGGCAGGTTCCTCTGAAATCCATGGGTGTTAGCTGGCTCAGGCGTTCACACTGGGTTGGGTCCCACAGAACATTTCTGTGTATGAAACAGTAGTTGCGCCAGCAGAAGCACTTAAGCCTCTCCTTGCTGTCTGCTTGCATTGAGTGAAAGTGGCTGTGTCTTTTGATGGCCCGGATCACAAATCAAAAGACATAGCAGCAGCTGCTTGGAAGTAATTCCTGTTGCTGAGGCAGCTGAAGAATATGCTGCCATGACTGTGGAAATGATTAGATAACTTTGGTCATGCATTGGGGTATCTGTTAAAATGTGGTCTCAGTGGTGGGTGTCTTTGCACAGTGAGCAGGTTTTTAATCATGGTATGTGTGTGAGAACAGATGGGCTGTTTTCACCAATATGATTCCTGCAATCTGCACAATACCTTCCCCAGGTAAGTTATAAGGCTGATGCAGGTGACTATGAAGTGTGGATGGGTGGCAGGTGGGAAAGGTAAAACTCACATGCTTTGATATTGTACATACAGAAGGTTTAATCCTTGGTGTCTCTGAGTGGTTTTCAGACAGTAAGGCTGGGAATGATCTATGCTTTAGAGCTTGGGTAACATTGGCATATCACAGCAGGCAATAGTTAGCCAAGTAGGCCAGCAGTAATTCATTGTAAGGCATGTTTAAAAGAGTAGTTACATAAACTGGGATTTCTAAGGAAGGTGGAGAGAACAGCCCTTTCCTTTTCTTGAGATGCCCCTGGTACTCTACCTACACTGTGTACTGTAGTTTCCCAGTTTCTAGCATGCTCAGCAATAGAGCTACAACATAAGGCAACAGAATGATgccagtgccagtttggtgtagtggttaagtgtgcggactcttatctgggagaaccgggtttgattccccactcctccacttgtacctgctggcatggccttgggccagccatagctctggcagaggttgtccttgaaagggcagctgctgggagagccctctccagccccacccacctcacagggtgcctgttgtgggggaggaaggtaaaggaaattgtgagctgctctgagactcttcgaagtggagggcgggatataaatccaatatcttcttccctttccttAGCACTATAAAATCCTACCCTATCCTAGATagaccaggctagcccagtctcatcagatgtcagaagctaagcaaggttgacctTGGTccgtatttggatgagagaccaccagagaagtctagggttgctacacagagacagacaattgcaaaccatctctgaatgcctcttgccttgaaaaccatatggggtTGACATAActtggctgtgatttgacagccctTGTAAGAGATACTTAACATTCTCCATGGACTTTTATTGCATGTAATTAGAGTTTGTGCTAAagaggccccgtggcgcagagaggtaaagctacagtactgcagtccgagctctctgctcaagacctgaatttgatcccggtggaagctgggttcaggtagctggctcaaggctgactcagccttccattcttccgaggtcggtaaaatgagtacccagcttgctggggggaaagtgtaggtgactgaggagggcaatggcaaaccaccccatttaaaagtctgctgtgaaaacatcgtaatgtgacgtcatcccagtgtcagaaatggctggtgcttgcacaggggactacttttacctttagagTTTGTGCCAGACAACAGAAGCCTACAAACGCTGTGTGAGGATTGTGGGTGGCCCACTTTAAACCTCAAATGCCATGAACTGTTGGACCCAGTGTGACCTGATTACTAAAACCTGCCAAGGGGCCAGAATCTTTTCAGCTTCATGGAAGTTTCAAGAGCAGCACTTCACTGATGTGGAGGGAGCACAGAGTGCCAGCATCAGCCTTCTGTGTTGTAAATAGTTACATCTCCCCTTTTAGACGTATTTCCTAGGCTACCTGACATGCCTTGTTAATAGTGCTGCCTCAGGAACAAGAGGCCTTGCCCTCCATACCTGGTCCTCTAATCACTGTGACATTTTGTATTTCCCCAGGTGCTATCACTTCCTTTGCAGCTGGCTACGTGAAAATCCGCTGGACGCTGTGGTCGGAGCTGGTGATTTGCATCGTGACAGTGTTCCAGGCAGGCCTGCTTTTGCTTATGAACATGACAGCCAATATCTGGATCTGTTATGTGGCCTACATCCTTTTCAGGGGCTCCTACCAATTTCTTGTGCCTATAGCCATGTGAGTGGTGAGAACTTGATGGCTAGGTCTGGTTTAGTGCTTTTTGGCCTCATCTACTGACA includes these proteins:
- the SLC19A1 gene encoding reduced folate transporter, translating into MPEMETPEKQPSELPQDPRWKLLVFYLCFYGFMTQIRPGESFITPYLLGTEKNFTKEEVTNEITPVLSYSYMAVLVPIFLLTDYLRYKPVLVLQSLSHISIWLLLIFGTSILAMQFMEFFYGITMAARVAYSSYIFSLVTPSCYQRMASYSRTSVLMGVFISSVLGQLCVTFGGTTLMTLNYISLGFTCFGLILTLFLERPKRSLFFNRSEPVCNGTSPTELDKMNAGEPPWYKTPSWQNLVFIRMLKELMTIVRLPQLRLWSLWWIFNSAGYYLVLYYVQILWNEVYPTRDNSRVYNGGVEAASTLLGAITSFAAGYVKIRWTLWSELVICIVTVFQAGLLLLMNMTANIWICYVAYILFRGSYQFLVPIAIFQIAASLSKELCALVFGINTFFATVLKTIITIIITDKRGLALSVHPQFYVYFGYFTFLTVVYLCAAIRHSACREPQEATAARELCSPVGEVQGKNKSTELASKCGKGESPA